In the Streptomyces formicae genome, one interval contains:
- a CDS encoding quinone oxidoreductase family protein, whose amino-acid sequence MRRVRYEHSGGPEVLFMEEAPVPEPGPGELLVRVEAVGVTLPVVRKVREPRDPIVLGGEVAGAVVALGEGVTGYAPGDRVTGLVFGHGYADFALLHTAMASPVPAGASAVEAVALVRSGLVAYGALDAARPEPGESALVTAAASGVGHLALQLASSRGAARVVAAVSCPGKADFVRGLGADEVVTYGEETWGEPVDYVLDAVGGDLLTPAVTSLAPHGRLVAYSSGGGTVAAYDLLVGAKSVIGFQMALVARGKPRVYETWRRELWRLFAAGELRPAAHAEFPLADAARAHEVIEARSNRGKVVLIP is encoded by the coding sequence ATGCGTCGCGTCCGGTACGAGCACAGCGGTGGTCCCGAGGTCCTGTTCATGGAAGAGGCCCCCGTCCCCGAGCCCGGCCCCGGCGAGCTCCTCGTGCGCGTCGAGGCGGTCGGCGTGACGCTCCCCGTCGTACGCAAGGTCCGCGAGCCCCGCGATCCGATCGTGCTCGGCGGGGAGGTCGCCGGTGCCGTGGTCGCGCTCGGCGAGGGCGTCACCGGGTACGCGCCGGGCGACCGCGTCACCGGTCTGGTCTTCGGGCACGGGTACGCGGATTTCGCCCTCCTGCACACCGCGATGGCCTCCCCCGTCCCCGCGGGGGCGAGCGCCGTGGAGGCGGTCGCCCTGGTGCGGTCGGGCCTCGTCGCGTACGGCGCGCTCGACGCGGCCCGCCCCGAGCCCGGCGAGTCCGCGCTCGTCACGGCGGCCGCCAGCGGGGTGGGCCATCTCGCCCTGCAACTCGCCAGCTCGAGAGGCGCGGCGCGCGTCGTGGCCGCCGTGTCCTGCCCCGGCAAGGCGGACTTCGTGCGCGGGCTCGGTGCCGACGAGGTCGTCACGTACGGAGAAGAGACGTGGGGCGAGCCCGTCGACTACGTCCTGGACGCGGTCGGCGGCGACCTGCTCACGCCCGCCGTCACCTCCCTCGCCCCGCACGGCCGGCTGGTCGCCTACAGCTCGGGCGGCGGGACCGTGGCGGCGTACGACCTGCTCGTCGGCGCCAAGTCGGTCATCGGCTTCCAGATGGCGCTCGTCGCGCGCGGGAAGCCTCGGGTGTACGAGACGTGGCGGCGCGAACTGTGGCGGCTGTTCGCGGCCGGGGAGCTGCGGCCCGCCGCGCACGCGGAGTTCCCCCTCGCGGACGCGGCACGGGCGCACGAGGTCATCGAGGCGCGGAGCAATCGGGGCAAGGTCGTCCTGATCCCCTGA
- the fdhD gene encoding formate dehydrogenase accessory sulfurtransferase FdhD — translation MGRVTARRKVIRIRDGHVSERPDTLVAEEPLEIRLNGKPLAITMRTPGDDFALAAGFLVSEGVLGSAEELQSIVYCAGATEDGSNTYNVVDVRTAPGVVLPDITLERNVYTTSSCGLCGKASLDAVRTTARFPISDTPPVRIDVELLASLPDRLRASQRVFDKTGGLHAAALFSEEGELLDLREDVGRHNAVDKLVGRALREGRLPLSRTVLLVSGRASFELAQKAVMAGIPVLAAVSAPSSLAVDLAAETGLTLVGFLRGSSMNVYAGEHRVALRAAASQG, via the coding sequence ATGGGACGAGTCACGGCGCGACGCAAGGTGATCCGGATCAGGGACGGGCACGTCTCGGAGCGCCCCGACACCCTGGTCGCCGAGGAACCCCTGGAGATCCGGCTGAACGGCAAGCCGCTCGCCATCACCATGCGCACGCCGGGTGACGACTTCGCGCTCGCGGCGGGCTTCCTGGTGAGCGAGGGCGTGCTCGGCTCCGCCGAGGAGCTGCAGTCGATCGTCTACTGCGCGGGGGCGACCGAGGACGGATCGAACACCTACAACGTGGTGGACGTGCGGACGGCGCCCGGCGTCGTCCTGCCCGACATCACCCTCGAACGCAACGTGTACACCACCTCGTCCTGCGGCCTGTGCGGCAAGGCGAGCCTGGACGCGGTGCGCACCACGGCGCGCTTCCCGATCTCCGACACTCCCCCGGTCAGGATCGACGTCGAGCTGCTCGCGAGCCTCCCCGACCGGCTGCGCGCGTCCCAGCGCGTCTTCGACAAGACCGGAGGGCTGCACGCGGCGGCGCTCTTCTCCGAAGAGGGCGAGCTGCTCGACCTGCGGGAGGACGTGGGGCGGCACAACGCCGTCGACAAGCTGGTCGGCCGCGCGCTGCGGGAGGGGCGGCTCCCGCTGTCCCGGACGGTCCTGCTGGTCTCCGGACGCGCCTCCTTCGAGCTCGCGCAGAAGGCGGTGATGGCGGGCATCCCGGTGCTCGCCGCGGTCTCCGCGCCGTCCTCGCTCGCCGTCGACCTGGCCGCCGAGACGGGCCTCACGCTGGTCGGCTTCCTGCGCGGCTCCTCCATGAACGTGTACGCGGGCGAGCACCGCGTCGCCCTGCGGGCCGCGGCCTCCCAGGGCTGA
- a CDS encoding DUF4185 domain-containing protein has product MSAPERLAPGPRRIWLVLLLALACAAVLLIALPDEDREGGAACRPRTVASWSADEKVTGEFARYGDDTTRTDDWTGGDGTHSVRLPDGRVLWLFSDTFLGQVHAPPNPAGQPHTWRDTNTPMTRNSAVLMSRSGTLEGTLASPLFPDPAPQQWRWPVAARVEPRSPGSDEQVVRVLLWTRMASQGPWIYGVPLATEVATLSLPDLRVENIVKVSDQQSVADPEKRVLYGTTTVDDDGWTYVFGGTDAQATARPTSHAYVARVPHGRLADASAWEYWDGDGWGSQDTHRPVLGDGKRKGVGSAFTVVRDDGTYVLFTMAAGTEGLTGVTSYWACSPTGPWHGPAKGFQAPLPDDGAARQDTAAYNPQAHAALGGDGRITLSYDVNWLDATPASAQANISRNVSLYRPRFVTLRLAAR; this is encoded by the coding sequence GTGTCCGCCCCAGAACGCCTCGCCCCGGGGCCGCGCAGGATCTGGCTGGTCCTGCTGCTCGCCCTGGCCTGCGCGGCCGTGCTGCTCATCGCCCTCCCTGACGAGGACAGGGAGGGCGGTGCGGCCTGCCGTCCGCGCACCGTGGCGTCCTGGTCCGCCGACGAGAAGGTCACCGGGGAGTTCGCGCGCTACGGCGACGACACGACCCGTACCGACGACTGGACCGGCGGTGACGGCACCCACTCGGTGCGCCTGCCGGACGGCCGGGTCCTGTGGCTGTTCTCCGACACCTTCCTCGGCCAGGTGCACGCGCCGCCCAACCCGGCGGGCCAGCCGCACACCTGGCGCGACACGAACACCCCGATGACCCGCAACTCGGCGGTCCTGATGTCCCGTTCGGGCACCCTGGAGGGCACCCTCGCCTCGCCCCTGTTCCCCGACCCGGCGCCCCAGCAGTGGCGCTGGCCGGTCGCGGCGCGGGTGGAGCCGCGCTCCCCCGGCTCGGACGAGCAGGTCGTCCGCGTCCTGCTGTGGACCCGGATGGCGAGTCAGGGCCCCTGGATCTACGGCGTGCCCCTCGCCACGGAGGTCGCCACGCTCTCGCTGCCCGACCTGCGCGTCGAGAACATCGTGAAGGTCTCCGACCAGCAGTCGGTGGCCGATCCGGAGAAGCGGGTCCTGTACGGCACGACGACGGTCGACGACGACGGCTGGACGTACGTCTTCGGCGGCACCGACGCCCAGGCCACCGCGCGCCCCACCTCGCACGCCTACGTGGCACGGGTCCCGCACGGCAGGCTCGCCGACGCCTCGGCGTGGGAGTACTGGGACGGGGACGGCTGGGGCTCGCAGGACACGCACCGGCCCGTGCTCGGGGACGGCAAGCGCAAGGGGGTGGGCAGCGCGTTCACCGTGGTGCGCGACGACGGGACGTACGTCCTGTTCACGATGGCCGCGGGCACCGAAGGCCTGACCGGCGTCACCTCGTACTGGGCCTGCTCCCCCACCGGACCCTGGCACGGGCCCGCCAAGGGCTTCCAGGCGCCGCTGCCCGACGACGGCGCGGCGCGCCAGGACACCGCCGCCTACAACCCGCAGGCCCACGCGGCGCTCGGCGGGGACGGCCGCATCACGCTCAGCTACGACGTCAACTGGCTGGACGCGACGCCCGCGAGCGCGCAGGCGAACATCAGCCGGAACGTGTCCCTGTACCGGCCGCGGTTCGTGACGCTGCGACTGGCGGCTCGCTGA
- a CDS encoding 2Fe-2S iron-sulfur cluster-binding protein, whose protein sequence is MTAIPLQPPRRLVEFTLDGQEARVPEGATILDACRAAGKDVPTLCEGDTLTPKNACRVCVVEVAGARTLAPACSRRAEPGMDVRTDTERTRHSRRIVLELLASSVDMSTTPKVAGWLKEYEAKPERFGADAARVNEEPRVDNDLYVRDYDKCILCYKCVDACGEQWQNTFAIAVAGRGFDARIAVEHDAPLTDSACVYCGNCIEVCPTGALTFTSEFDMRAAGTWDEAAQTETTTVCAYCGVGCNLTLHVQDNEIVKVTSPHDNPVTHGNLCIKGRFGYQHVQNRD, encoded by the coding sequence ATGACCGCGATCCCGCTCCAACCGCCGCGCCGTCTGGTGGAGTTCACCCTGGACGGCCAGGAGGCCAGGGTCCCGGAGGGGGCCACGATCCTCGACGCCTGCCGCGCCGCGGGCAAGGACGTGCCCACCCTCTGCGAGGGCGACACCCTCACCCCGAAGAACGCCTGCCGGGTCTGCGTCGTGGAGGTGGCGGGCGCCCGCACCCTCGCCCCGGCCTGTTCCCGCAGGGCGGAGCCCGGCATGGACGTGCGCACGGACACCGAGCGCACCCGGCACAGCCGCAGGATCGTCCTCGAACTCCTCGCCTCGTCCGTCGACATGTCGACGACGCCGAAGGTCGCGGGCTGGCTGAAGGAGTACGAGGCGAAGCCCGAGCGGTTCGGCGCCGACGCGGCCCGCGTGAACGAGGAGCCCCGGGTCGACAACGACCTGTACGTACGGGACTACGACAAGTGCATCCTCTGCTACAAGTGCGTCGACGCCTGCGGCGAGCAGTGGCAGAACACCTTCGCGATCGCGGTGGCGGGCCGCGGCTTCGACGCCCGCATCGCCGTCGAGCACGACGCGCCGCTGACCGACTCGGCGTGCGTGTACTGCGGCAACTGCATCGAGGTCTGCCCCACGGGTGCCCTCACCTTCACGTCGGAGTTCGACATGCGGGCCGCCGGCACCTGGGACGAAGCCGCGCAGACCGAGACGACCACGGTGTGCGCCTACTGCGGAGTCGGCTGCAACCTGACGCTGCACGTGCAGGACAATGAGATCGTGAAGGTCACGTCGCCGCACGACAATCCGGTGACCCACGGCAACCTCTGCATCAAGGGCCGCTTCGGCTACCAGCACGTACAGAACCGGGACTGA
- a CDS encoding sialidase family protein — MPSSLRVRLRSLRTAAAAVTAVAVGALLPAPSAQAAQTPPFEQQVLFRASQDPGYACYRIPAVVKTTKGTLLAFAEGRVNDCSDAGDIDLVLKRSHDGGRTWGPLQVINEGAGDTHGNPAPVVDRESGRVLLAETYNTGRTDGKNCDVPCDRTPHLQYSDDDGASWSAPRDLSDEILPADWNSWYATGPVHGIQLTRGKHAGRLAFSVNAETWNGSRVTANHAALIISDDGGDHWRIGAKDSYPIADDGTFRQKPSEMTLTERPDGAVYVSGREQDGTDLGHRTHAISYDGGSSFAAPFRALPDLYTPQVQGSTLWFGGRMLLACPGDPDRRRTLQIRSSYDGGRTWDSVDRGTTVTTDWSGYSDLVRADGAHVGLMYEGGAVDARDEIRFARFTEDWLKPRRGQDPTTRDLAGGARPAAVLGGAAETEGRFGGALAFDGTDDAVRLPFRRQLPLGAKDFTASLWFRYSATTGEQPLLWMGGIGTNQPQVWLRGEPASNRVTGLITTRDGAAPPKSASVRTTGAYNDGQWHHVALRRGAGQLTLFLDGTALSTADVPGSVSRNSPFGVHVGQRMDSRAHFTGSIDEVRVYDRALSDSEMDALRTGDAPVTRDTVVRLPMDRVRDSN, encoded by the coding sequence ATGCCATCGAGTCTCCGTGTACGCCTCAGATCGCTCCGTACCGCCGCCGCTGCCGTGACGGCGGTGGCCGTCGGAGCCCTGCTGCCCGCGCCCTCGGCGCAGGCCGCGCAGACGCCGCCGTTCGAGCAGCAGGTCCTGTTCAGGGCCTCCCAGGATCCCGGGTACGCCTGTTACCGCATTCCGGCCGTGGTGAAGACGACCAAGGGCACGCTCCTGGCCTTCGCCGAGGGGCGGGTCAACGACTGCAGCGACGCGGGTGACATAGACCTCGTGCTCAAGCGGTCCCACGACGGCGGCAGGACCTGGGGACCGCTCCAGGTGATCAACGAGGGCGCGGGCGACACGCACGGCAATCCGGCGCCGGTCGTGGACCGCGAGAGCGGCCGCGTGCTGCTCGCGGAGACGTACAACACCGGCCGCACGGACGGCAAGAACTGCGACGTGCCGTGCGACCGGACGCCCCACCTCCAGTACAGCGACGACGACGGGGCCAGCTGGTCGGCGCCGCGCGACCTGAGCGACGAGATCCTGCCCGCCGACTGGAACTCCTGGTACGCGACCGGGCCCGTGCACGGCATCCAGCTCACCCGCGGCAAGCACGCGGGGCGGCTCGCCTTCTCCGTCAACGCCGAGACGTGGAACGGCAGTCGGGTCACCGCCAACCACGCCGCGCTGATCATCAGCGACGACGGCGGGGACCACTGGCGGATCGGCGCGAAGGACTCGTACCCGATCGCCGACGACGGCACGTTCCGCCAGAAGCCGTCCGAGATGACCCTCACCGAGCGGCCCGACGGCGCGGTCTACGTCAGCGGCCGCGAGCAGGACGGCACCGACCTCGGCCACCGCACGCACGCGATCAGCTACGACGGCGGCTCCTCGTTCGCCGCCCCCTTCCGGGCCCTGCCCGACCTCTACACACCCCAAGTGCAGGGCTCCACGCTGTGGTTCGGCGGGCGCATGCTGCTGGCCTGCCCCGGCGACCCCGACCGGCGCCGCACCCTGCAGATCCGTTCGTCGTACGACGGCGGGCGCACCTGGGACAGCGTGGACCGGGGCACGACGGTGACCACGGACTGGTCCGGCTACTCGGACCTGGTGCGGGCCGACGGCGCGCACGTGGGCCTGATGTACGAGGGCGGCGCGGTCGACGCGCGCGACGAGATCCGCTTCGCGCGGTTCACCGAGGACTGGCTCAAGCCGCGCAGGGGCCAGGACCCGACGACCCGCGACCTGGCCGGGGGCGCCCGTCCCGCGGCGGTGCTCGGCGGGGCCGCCGAGACCGAGGGGCGGTTCGGCGGCGCGCTCGCCTTCGACGGCACGGACGACGCCGTGCGCCTGCCCTTCCGGCGCCAACTCCCGTTGGGGGCAAAGGACTTCACCGCCTCCCTGTGGTTCCGCTACTCCGCGACCACCGGTGAGCAGCCGCTGCTGTGGATGGGCGGCATAGGGACCAACCAGCCGCAGGTGTGGCTGCGCGGCGAGCCCGCGAGCAACCGCGTCACCGGGCTCATCACCACCCGGGACGGCGCCGCGCCCCCGAAGTCCGCCTCCGTGCGCACCACCGGCGCGTACAACGACGGCCAGTGGCACCACGTCGCGCTACGCCGGGGCGCCGGGCAGCTGACGCTCTTCCTGGACGGCACGGCGCTCAGCACCGCCGACGTGCCGGGCTCGGTCAGCCGCAACTCGCCCTTCGGCGTGCACGTCGGACAACGCATGGACAGCCGGGCCCACTTCACCGGCTCCATCGACGAAGTACGGGTCTACGACCGCGCGTTGAGCGACAGTGAGATGGACGCTCTGCGTACCGGCGACGCCCCTGTGACTCGGGACACCGTGGTCCGACTCCCCATGGACCGCGTGCGCGACAGCAACTAA
- a CDS encoding NADH-ubiquinone oxidoreductase-F iron-sulfur binding region domain-containing protein — protein MDLRFGDSKPTDEERAAVDAVLGPPDSSWEGADERSEADLRWARGGRAARERRDLLLPGLHALNDRVGWISEGGLDYVCRRLTVPPAEGYGVATFYSMFSVRPRPRTVVRVCTDLACGGAELCGEVSDRLASTSGVAVEASPCLGLCERAPAALVVRAGPMSSPAPPSSSSSAGRAEDPTGPNSARPALEDERGARSAPPAFEERGPGRSPGDSNPVAAQAVVAPATPDTITATATAPETAPAEPPAALAVPQAGHPGLILLDRIGTVDPSSLDDYRTHGGYTALRRALAIGPADVIREVTESGLVGRGGAAFPTGRKWGATAAQPDHPHYLVCNADESEPGTFKDRVIMEGDPYALIEAMTIAGYAVGAHLGYLYLRGEYPRALHRLEHAVAQARARGLLGDDVLGQGYAFDIEIRRGAGAYICGEETALFNSIEGYRGEPRAKPPFPVEKGLFGKPTAENNVETLVNVLPILTMGAEAYAAIGTEKSTGPKLFCVAGSVERPGVYELPFGATLGELLDLAGKPDNLRAVLLGGAAGGFVRPDELDIPLTFEGTRDAGTTLGSGVVLALDDTVPLPRVLLRIAEFFRDESCGQCVPCRVGTVRQEEALHRIAGRTGAAAADDIALLRDVGRAMRDASICGLGQTAWNAVESAIDRLGAYE, from the coding sequence GCGAAGCGGATCTGCGCTGGGCGCGGGGTGGCCGTGCGGCGCGGGAGCGGCGGGATCTGCTGCTGCCGGGGCTGCACGCGCTCAACGACCGGGTGGGGTGGATCAGCGAGGGCGGCCTCGACTACGTGTGCAGGCGGCTGACGGTTCCTCCCGCCGAGGGCTATGGGGTGGCCACGTTCTACTCCATGTTCTCGGTGCGGCCGAGGCCGCGCACGGTCGTACGGGTGTGCACGGATCTCGCCTGCGGCGGCGCGGAGTTGTGCGGGGAGGTCTCCGACCGGTTGGCGTCCACGTCCGGGGTCGCGGTGGAGGCCAGCCCCTGTCTGGGGCTGTGCGAGCGGGCGCCTGCGGCGTTGGTGGTGCGGGCGGGACCGATGTCATCACCGGCTCCGCCGAGTTCGTCCTCAAGCGCCGGACGGGCTGAAGATCCCACCGGACCGAATTCAGCCCGTCCGGCACTTGAGGACGAGCGCGGAGCGCGATCAGCCCCTCCGGCGTTTGAGGAGCGGGGTCCGGGGCGGAGCCCCGGGGACAGCAACCCCGTGGCCGCTCAAGCAGTCGTCGCTCCCGCCACCCCCGACACGATCACCGCCACAGCCACCGCCCCCGAGACCGCCCCCGCAGAGCCCCCCGCAGCGTTGGCCGTCCCCCAGGCGGGACACCCCGGCCTGATCCTCCTCGACCGCATCGGCACCGTCGACCCGTCGTCCCTGGACGACTACCGCACCCACGGCGGCTACACCGCCCTGCGCCGCGCCTTGGCCATCGGCCCCGCCGACGTCATCCGCGAGGTCACGGAGTCCGGACTCGTGGGACGAGGCGGCGCCGCGTTCCCCACGGGCAGGAAGTGGGGGGCCACCGCCGCGCAGCCCGACCACCCGCACTACCTCGTCTGCAACGCCGACGAGTCCGAGCCCGGCACCTTCAAGGACCGGGTGATCATGGAGGGCGATCCGTACGCGCTGATCGAGGCGATGACCATCGCCGGGTACGCGGTCGGCGCCCACCTCGGCTACCTCTACCTGCGCGGCGAGTACCCGCGCGCCCTGCACCGCCTGGAGCACGCCGTCGCACAGGCACGCGCGCGTGGGCTGCTCGGCGACGACGTCCTGGGGCAGGGGTACGCCTTCGACATCGAGATCAGGCGGGGCGCGGGTGCCTACATCTGCGGCGAGGAGACCGCCCTGTTCAACTCCATCGAGGGGTACAGAGGCGAGCCGCGCGCCAAGCCGCCCTTCCCCGTGGAGAAGGGCTTGTTCGGCAAGCCCACCGCCGAGAACAACGTGGAGACCCTCGTCAACGTCCTGCCGATCCTCACCATGGGCGCCGAGGCGTACGCCGCGATCGGCACGGAGAAGTCCACCGGGCCCAAGCTCTTCTGCGTGGCGGGGAGCGTCGAACGGCCAGGCGTCTACGAACTGCCCTTCGGCGCCACCCTCGGCGAGCTCCTGGACCTCGCGGGAAAGCCCGACAACCTGCGCGCGGTCCTGCTCGGCGGGGCGGCCGGTGGCTTCGTGCGGCCCGACGAGCTGGACATTCCCCTCACCTTCGAGGGGACGCGGGACGCCGGGACCACGCTCGGCTCCGGCGTGGTGCTCGCCCTCGACGACACCGTGCCGCTCCCCCGCGTCCTGCTGCGCATCGCGGAGTTCTTCCGCGACGAGTCGTGCGGCCAGTGCGTGCCGTGCCGGGTCGGCACCGTCCGCCAGGAGGAGGCCCTGCACCGCATCGCCGGACGGACCGGTGCGGCCGCCGCCGACGACATCGCGCTGCTCCGCGACGTGGGGCGGGCCATGCGGGACGCCTCGATCTGCGGTCTCGGCCAGACCGCGTGGAACGCCGTGGAATCCGCCATCGACCGCTTGGGGGCGTACGAATGA
- a CDS encoding MarR family winged helix-turn-helix transcriptional regulator translates to MPTTPPAPSTIRTLPSWLLGRAAARGRGLVADALAREGLKMWHHVVLSAVADLGPVAQAELGRSVSLDPKDVVGVINDLQAEGLVDRAPDPTDRRKNAITITDGGRRLVTRCAAAAERANDDLLAPLSAAERERFLAMLTRISGVDEGRDDRA, encoded by the coding sequence ATGCCCACGACACCGCCCGCACCCAGCACCATCCGCACCCTGCCCAGCTGGCTGCTCGGCCGCGCGGCGGCCCGTGGCCGTGGCCTGGTCGCCGACGCGCTGGCCCGGGAGGGGCTGAAGATGTGGCACCACGTGGTGCTCTCCGCCGTCGCGGACCTCGGCCCCGTCGCCCAGGCCGAGCTGGGCCGCAGCGTCTCGCTCGACCCCAAGGACGTGGTCGGCGTCATCAACGACCTCCAGGCCGAGGGGCTCGTCGACCGCGCGCCCGACCCCACCGACCGGCGCAAGAACGCGATCACCATCACGGACGGGGGGAGGCGGCTCGTGACGCGCTGTGCGGCGGCGGCCGAGCGCGCCAACGACGACCTCCTCGCACCGCTCTCGGCGGCCGAGCGCGAGCGGTTCCTGGCGATGCTGACCAGGATCTCGGGTGTCGACGAAGGCCGGGACGACAGGGCCTAG
- a CDS encoding bile acid:sodium symporter family protein — protein MKRLKWPSWMPVDPYIVALLGTVGLAALLPARGGAADVASGASTGAVALLFFLYGARLSTREAMDGLKHWRLHLTVLVCTFVAFPLLGLAAKGLVPHVLTPALYSGFLFLTLVPSTIQSSIAFTSIARGNVPAAICAGSFSSLAGILLTPLLAAALLGNSGGGFSAHSLGKIVLQLLVPFVAGQLLRRWVGGFLARHKKVLGYVDRGSILLVVYTAFSQGMVEGVWHQVTPLRLLALLGVEAVLLAAMLALSWYGAKRLGFPRGDRIAIQFAGSKKSLSAGLPMASVLFGAQASLAVLPLMLFHQMQLMVCAVIAKRRSRDAEEHGLAESVSEPPVAASRTAAGTGTRSG, from the coding sequence GTGAAACGCCTGAAGTGGCCGTCGTGGATGCCGGTCGATCCCTACATCGTGGCGTTGCTCGGCACCGTGGGGCTCGCGGCCCTGCTCCCCGCCCGCGGTGGCGCAGCCGACGTCGCGTCCGGCGCGTCGACCGGCGCCGTCGCGCTGCTCTTCTTCCTCTACGGCGCGCGCCTGTCCACCCGTGAGGCGATGGACGGCCTCAAGCACTGGCGGCTGCACCTCACGGTCCTGGTCTGTACGTTCGTCGCCTTCCCGCTGCTCGGGCTCGCGGCGAAGGGCCTCGTGCCCCACGTCCTGACGCCCGCGCTCTACAGCGGCTTCCTCTTCCTCACCCTGGTGCCCTCGACGATCCAGTCGTCCATCGCCTTCACCTCCATCGCGCGCGGCAACGTGCCCGCCGCGATCTGCGCGGGCTCCTTCTCCTCGCTGGCGGGCATCCTGCTCACCCCGCTGCTCGCGGCGGCGCTGCTCGGCAACAGCGGCGGCGGCTTCTCGGCGCACTCGCTCGGCAAGATTGTGCTGCAACTGCTGGTGCCGTTCGTCGCCGGGCAGTTGCTGCGCCGCTGGGTCGGCGGCTTCCTGGCCCGGCACAAGAAGGTCCTCGGTTACGTCGACCGGGGCTCGATCCTGCTCGTCGTCTACACCGCGTTCAGCCAGGGCATGGTGGAGGGCGTCTGGCACCAGGTGACCCCGCTGCGGCTGCTCGCGCTGCTCGGCGTCGAGGCGGTGCTGCTCGCCGCGATGCTGGCGCTGAGCTGGTACGGGGCGAAGAGGCTCGGCTTCCCCCGGGGCGACCGCATCGCGATCCAGTTCGCAGGGTCGAAGAAGTCGCTCTCCGCGGGACTGCCCATGGCGAGCGTCCTGTTCGGGGCGCAGGCGTCGCTGGCCGTGCTTCCGCTGATGCTCTTCCACCAGATGCAGCTGATGGTCTGCGCGGTGATCGCCAAGCGCCGCTCGCGCGACGCGGAGGAGCACGGCCTGGCGGAGTCCGTCAGCGAGCCGCCAGTCGCAGCGTCACGAACCGCGGCCGGTACAGGGACACGTTCCGGCTGA